In a genomic window of Polycladomyces abyssicola:
- a CDS encoding 4a-hydroxytetrahydrobiopterin dehydratase, whose product MKLSRREIENTLARFPGWRWENEALVKTFSFPAYMDGVHFAVRVAEEAERHDHHPDMLISYRNVTVTCTTHDTGGVTQRDVALIERIEQLMQS is encoded by the coding sequence ATCGAAAATACGCTGGCCCGTTTTCCGGGTTGGCGTTGGGAGAATGAGGCACTGGTCAAAACGTTCTCTTTCCCCGCTTATATGGACGGTGTCCATTTTGCTGTACGTGTGGCGGAAGAAGCCGAGCGCCACGATCATCATCCGGACATGCTGATCAGCTATCGGAATGTCACTGTCACCTGCACCACGCATGATACCGGCGGCGTAACGCAGCGCGACGTCGCGTTGATCGAGCGAATTGAGCAACTGATGCAATCATGA